The nucleotide sequence tatatatactccctccctcccataatataagagattttgagtttttatttgtactcgtcttattcaaaaagttttgaaattattatttatttttgtaacttactttattatccaaagtattttaagcataacttttcgttttttatatttgcacaatttttttaataagacgagtggtcaaacagtgcaagcaaaaactcaaaatcccttatattatgggacggagagagtatatatccTCTTCTTCCAATCTTGAACATGCTCATCTCATCTCACATACTTAATTCAGTATAGTAATGCCACACCACTTCCTTTATGTATGTACGAAATTGTCCTGCCAGTGGTAAGGTCAGAAATTATCCAAAAGTAAGGCTAAAATAGGGCTTAACTAATGAGTTGTTCGTTTTTTTCTCCCAAAATTTATATTGTGATTTAAGAGGATTTAACCATAATTTTGAAGGTAAGTTTAGGGCTGAAGTCCTAATTGGCCTACTTTCGTCTAAATCTCCGACCTCTGTCAAAATACATAATTGGTTATGTTTGTTCCAACTCGCCAAATATCATTTCTAATGATGTTGATATCGAAATGTGAACGGCAGCACTAGTGCAAATTGAGAATATGTGGGCTGTAGGCATGGCTGTCCACAATAGTACAGTTAAATTTCCTTGGAGAGGACAAAAGTGATGGATGCAATGTTGCAAACCAAAAGTACAGGGAGAGGTTAACTAATCAAAGATTAGGAGTAAAATAAACAAGAAGTTAGAGAAAGcaaagggagaggagaaggattAAGCCCTTCCAACCCAACACTTCCCATGTGGCATCACCAGCTTTTGTAGCTGCCAACCACCCTTGGATCCGGTGGGGCTGGAGCCCAGATCTGGTcttcctttcccctcctcttccaCTGCAAGCCAGTGACATTTGGCCGTAAATTCCACCATAATTGGAGGGTACTGTCCTTTTCACCGTCCCTACATGTatgttactacctccgtcccatattacttgtctttttgagtttttgtttgttaatatttgatcattcgtcttattcaaaaaaatttgaaattattatttattttgtttgtcaattgctttattatcaaaagtactttacatatgacttatcttttttttatatttacactaatttttcaaataaaacgaatggtcaaacgttataaataaaaagtcaaaaacgtgacggagggagtataacatgGTGATCTGGTCTTACTCATGAAGTCATAACCACCATTTTTAGCGGATGAGAAGCATCCTATTCTTGCATGCCATTGCCATTCATATTTTCATTGCTATGATGAGATATCTTAGATTTGTTAGCTGTAAATTTGTGGTAATTGTCCAAGCTGTAAAATTGGTGGAATTTTATTAgttacttggttttcttttctcGGATGGATAAGCGAGGATAGAACTAACGAAAATTGCCTGCGCACATATTAAGTAAATTTCATGAGTTTGAAGTACACTTCGCGCCAACAcacattaatatttatatagatagCAAGACTCTATTATAGTCATGTTGTGATTATATTGATCTTTCTATTCATTCGACGATACATACCCGCCAACTCATCAACCCCACTGACATAGTCGTCTCCACAATtccgcctcccccctcccccacccgcacccaaaaaacaataatagtttgaagaaaaacattgttagaAAAAAGACAAGCCTGCACCTAGCTAACTTTTCACTGTTGTTgatcactaaaaaaataaattaaagtgcATTAACCATTTTTTCCACGAGAAATATTATGCAGAGGTCCACCTCGGCTGGCAATACAATGCCTAATTGGCTACTACTCTCTCTATTCCATATTATAATTCTTTTGTTAGTTAAATTTCTTCGGCTCTAAATGAgtttatagagaaaaaaatacacCAACATCTAAATCCACCTAAAAAACACAATAAACACATATTTTATGTTGACTCTATTTTAATATATTACAGATGGTATATTTTCCCATAGACTCGATCTTATTAGAAATTTGAGTCATACCGAAACTAAAATGACCGATTTGTCAGGGCATAGCAGACCAgggaaggtggtggtggcggcctcAGCTCAGTCCTCACTGCAACTGTTTACAGCTTCATCAATGTGCAGGCCtgagctgaaaaaaaaaaactgcagaaCTAGAATGGCAGAGAAaaggcccctcccctccctgttGTTGTTTGTTTCCTTCTTGTTCTCTAGCTTCCTCCTTTTGCCCTCTTCTACCCCATCTGCTGCTTGCTGCtgtaacaacaacaacaacaagaagaagagacTCTGCTGCTCCTTATTCTGCATGATCAGCTGCatttgcatccatccatccatcataaTGCTCTCTTCTACCTTCCAAGCCTCAACTTTACAGCATATGGCTTTATTGTACTGTATCATCTCCCTTTTCAACTCAGCCTCTCTGTCCTCTTCCCTTGCTgccatgcatacatgcatggttTCTCTCTGTATACTCCTGTATATttatctcttttctctctctctctctctctctctgtgattATTGTTAGGCTCACTACAATTGCACCCTGGGCACAGTGTGATGGTAAGGAATTGGAGAAGTGATTTGTACACAATGTAATGGTCAATTGATCATGGCATGGAAAGAAGGCAATACTATATATATtggggtaaaaaaaaagatcatctAGAATCACATTAAAAAAATCCCAAATCGACATGGTTGTGTTGTGGTTTGAAGTTTGCCATTTCCATGATCCACAAACGAAGTCGAACTtggacatgatttttttttagaaaaaagaaaaggttgcaCATCATCATCTCATCAACATATTAGATTTTATTGTGTGATTTTAGATGACCTTTTTTTATCACGGTTTACATGAGTGTTCACCTAAGTTGCATTAGTAATTTAAGTTAGGCCCATGTATATATTTTGctaaaataaatacattttcaGAAAACATACAATATATGAACTTGTGCAATGCATATAGGGATGTAGTACATATATATCCTGCCCAAAACTTGAAAAATTACCTCCAAATCTCCAATAATCATGGAAAATTCACCTCGAGTAAGAATGCATTACTGTCTGTGTCCTATTATAACAATTTGTCATTGTAAACCCCAGAAGTTACCATTACACCCTCATAActaattccttttcttttcttttcatttcttcttcttcttttttttttacttttacccttctttctctctcctccattgAAGAGGCCGCTATTTAACGCCTTCGCGCTACCGCCCCGACcttactcctctctctctctcttcttcttcttctacccaCTTCTTGCACGCGTGCAAGAACGAGAATTCGATCCCACTCCGCCCAATTTCTCGCGCGAATTCGCCGCCAATTCGAGCAGGCAGCAATGGAGTCCCCCGCCGACGATGCCCTCCCGGCGCTGCCGCCGATCAGGACCGCTTTGTcgaccccgtcgccgccgccgacgaccgtggaggcggaggtctcagcttcgccttcgccgccgaaggaggaggtggtggcggaggcggatgcggaggaggaagagccgtcgacgccgacgtcggAGGAGAGCAGGCTGAGGCCGCCGGCGGTgtgcccgccggcgccgcgaaagccgctgccgccgcggcggctggcggctgcggcggcggggaagaggAAGTCGTCGCCGGTGGTGTTCGTCGACGTCCCGCGAGACCTCGCCGCCGTGTTCCGGTCACTGCCGCCGAAGAAGCGGATCCGGGCGTGGTGATGCCGCCGCGATCTGGCCAGTATAATTTCCCATGGCCGCCCGGCTTCTTGGTTTGGTTGATTTCTTGGAGAATTCTTGGAGttcttccccttcttcttctttttttctccttttcttttcttcttaatTTATTTACTGGTGTCCACGGCCATCGTATAAATTATAGTTCTTCGTATAAATAAGGTGTTATTTTTATGTGTgttttttatcttattttttatgCCTTTGTGTGAAGGAGAATTTGTAGTTGTAGAATTGAGGAGGCTGTTACTGGATGGAAGTGAAAAGCCAAATAATGGTTGTAAGAAAAATTCACAGAAATCTTGGTAATTATGATAGCTACCAAAACCATTTATTATCATCTTCAGTTCTTCTGTGCTCATGGCCTCTTCGCATGATCTTGTAGATTTTTACGTATTTAAAAATGATCAGGGCAATTTAGGCCGGATCCTTGTCCTAATTGTCCTTAAGAATTTTTGTAAGAAAATTGTTCTTAATGGCTTGGTGAGTCTAACTAGCTCGTGCATGAACACCGTGAAATTAACATGGACAATTTTGGTAGATCTAGCAGCATTCTTACAATTCAGGTAACCCCATAATTGTTAATTCTGGCATATGAAATCCTAACAAGTTTGAAATTTTTTCCGTACGTGATTTACTAATTAAACTATATCAACTCTGGGCTGGACTGGACACCTGTCTGTTAATCCACAATTATTCAAAGAAAATAGCTCTGATCGTGAGTGTAATTTTGGCCGTGCTGCCCCAGTGTTGGGGAGAGAACAGACAGGGAGAATCTTCTGTTGATCAGGACATGACATGGTTTTAACCTCCTTTTTACCATATTAACTTTTCAGGATTTTAATACCTTGGGTCCAAATTTTAACTGTTCATTTGTTCATGTTCATCCATACAAACTACTTAAAAGAATTGTCACTCCTCCAGGTTTTATCTATACAACGAAACGTCGTATCATGACGaaaaaaccgggcaaaaatCCAAGTTTGCAGTTACAAGAACATGCAGTTCATGGATCATGGCAGGGTTAGGCTCCAAGTATTGCTTTCTCAGGGCCTTTTGTCTTCTGTTACATTGGTCAGTCCACATCTTCTGGTTTACAAGTCACAAACAGTGCCATACATACACATTGCCTGTCAGTCTACAGTTAACACCATCAAAGTGCAgtcctttctttttctgatgAAACACTGTGCTCCTGCATTATGGCACTCTTCAGACTGAAGCTAATTAAGCAGATGTTTCTCACCAACTTGTTTAACTAAAATCcaaatttgaaacagttttACAGACCATTTTAGTCACACTTGGGCAAAACTTGCCAAATGACTGACAGGTGGTAGCTACTTGGAATTCCATAGCATCAAAAGCTCATGCAGTTATTTTCAGGATTCAGTTCAGCAAACATGGCCTTGTCTCTGAAAGAGCAGAAAGAGAAGGGCCTTGATCAAGACAGAGATAGGTAGAGAGACAGAGTGAATGAGAGAGAATGAATACCTGAAAAGCTCACCTCGCATAGGTCACATGGGTTGTTAAGGTCTGTGCCGTTGCCTCAGGAACAGGTCAGCAATATGCCGCTTTATCCTAG is from Oryza sativa Japonica Group chromosome 9, ASM3414082v1 and encodes:
- the LOC107278120 gene encoding uncharacterized protein gives rise to the protein MESPADDALPALPPIRTALSTPSPPPTTVEAEVSASPSPPKEEVVAEADAEEEEPSTPTSEESRLRPPAVCPPAPRKPLPPRRLAAAAAGKRKSSPVVFVDVPRDLAAVFRSLPPKKRIRAW